Proteins encoded in a region of the Flavobacteriaceae bacterium HL-DH10 genome:
- a CDS encoding RNA methyltransferase, whose amino-acid sequence MTTKLISSIQNPFIRQLVQLKDKSRERKKSGTFLIEGEREVSLAFKGNYEIETVLFYPELFSLEQLNNLITLQTNLIEISKEVYEKLAYRDTTEGVLAIAKSKEHIISNLKFNTKNPLILVAEAPEKPGNIGALLRTADAANADAVIIANPKTDLYNPNIIRSSVGCVFTNQIATGTTTEIISFLKSKNINIYAAILQESVAYHTQDYTKPTAIVVGTEATGLSEEWRINATQNIIIPMQGEIDSMNVSVAAGILIFEAKRQRDFK is encoded by the coding sequence TTGACTACAAAATTAATATCCAGCATACAAAATCCTTTTATTCGGCAATTGGTTCAATTAAAAGACAAATCGCGCGAGCGTAAAAAAAGTGGCACATTTTTAATTGAAGGCGAACGAGAAGTTTCGCTAGCATTCAAAGGAAACTATGAAATAGAAACTGTTTTATTTTATCCTGAATTGTTTTCTTTAGAACAACTTAACAACTTAATAACTCTTCAAACAAACCTCATTGAAATATCAAAAGAGGTTTACGAAAAACTCGCTTATAGAGATACAACCGAAGGAGTTTTAGCTATTGCTAAAAGTAAAGAACACATTATATCTAATTTAAAATTTAACACTAAAAACCCTTTAATTTTAGTTGCCGAAGCTCCAGAAAAACCAGGAAATATTGGTGCGCTTTTAAGAACTGCCGATGCAGCTAATGCAGATGCCGTTATTATTGCCAACCCAAAAACCGATTTATACAATCCAAATATTATTCGCTCTAGTGTAGGTTGTGTATTTACTAATCAAATTGCTACAGGAACTACTACAGAAATTATTAGCTTTTTAAAATCGAAAAATATAAATATTTATGCTGCTATTTTACAGGAATCTGTTGCATATCACACGCAAGATTACACAAAACCAACGGCTATTGTTGTTGGTACAGAAGCGACTGGTTTAAGTGAGGAGTGGCGTATAAACGCTACCCAAAATATTATTATTCCCATGCAGGGAGAAATAGACTCTATGAATGTATCGGTTGCAGCAGGAATTCTTATTTTTGAAGCGAAAAGACAACGGGATTTTAAATAA
- a CDS encoding DUF3810 domain-containing protein, which yields MLKKKKTIIALLLIPQYLIVRLLSNYPEFIENYYSNGLYPFISKIFRYVLGWMPFSFGDLIYTLAIIYCVRWFFINRKRLRKDTKFWFIDVFSALSIIYFAFHLFWGLNYYRLPLHKNLNLNKNYTTEKLIGATEKLLESSNKIHLEITKNDTVKVKIPFSKRTTFKLALEGYENLKQVFPDLEYKPRSIKKSLFSYPLTYMGFSGYLNPLTNEAQVNALIPDYKFPTTTTHEMAHQLGYAAENEANFIGCLAAINHDNVFFKYAGYTFALRFCLNEIYRRDSCLYEDLIADVNIGILKNYKESRDFWEAHQNPTEPFFKLFYGNFLKANQQNKGMESYSYVVALLTNYFDNKTL from the coding sequence ATGTTGAAAAAGAAAAAAACCATTATTGCTTTACTGTTAATTCCGCAATATTTAATAGTCAGGTTACTATCGAATTACCCGGAATTTATTGAGAATTATTACAGTAATGGTTTATATCCTTTTATTTCGAAAATATTTCGATATGTTTTAGGCTGGATGCCTTTTTCGTTTGGCGATTTAATTTATACGCTTGCTATTATTTATTGCGTAAGATGGTTTTTTATAAATAGAAAAAGACTGCGCAAAGACACAAAATTTTGGTTTATTGATGTGTTTTCTGCTTTATCAATTATTTATTTTGCCTTTCATTTATTTTGGGGCTTAAATTATTACCGATTACCGCTTCATAAAAATTTAAATTTAAACAAAAATTACACCACTGAAAAACTGATTGGTGCTACCGAAAAATTATTAGAATCTTCGAATAAAATTCATTTAGAAATCACAAAAAATGACACCGTTAAAGTTAAGATCCCTTTTAGTAAAAGAACGACTTTTAAACTTGCTCTAGAAGGCTATGAAAATTTAAAACAAGTATTTCCTGATTTAGAATATAAACCAAGAAGCATTAAAAAATCGCTATTTAGTTATCCGCTAACCTATATGGGGTTTAGTGGTTATTTAAATCCATTAACTAACGAAGCTCAGGTAAACGCCTTAATTCCTGATTATAAATTCCCCACCACAACAACTCATGAAATGGCGCATCAATTGGGTTATGCTGCCGAAAACGAAGCTAATTTTATTGGATGTTTAGCAGCTATAAACCATGACAATGTTTTTTTTAAATATGCGGGCTACACCTTTGCTTTACGCTTTTGTTTGAACGAAATTTACAGACGAGATTCGTGTTTATATGAGGATCTGATTGCAGATGTTAACATAGGTATTTTAAAAAACTATAAAGAATCGCGTGACTTTTGGGAAGCACATCAAAACCCTACCGAGCCATTTTTTAAACTATTTTATGGTAACTTTTTAAAAGCGAATCAACAGAATAAAGGCATGGAAAGTTATAGTTATGTAGTAGCTTTATTGACTAATTATTTTGATAATAAAACACTCTAG
- a CDS encoding M48 family metallopeptidase, with translation MTANTIFYIIITIIIINFIVDKVLDALNAKHYNDTLPKELQDVYDETEYKKSQNYKATKYKFGIITSTFSLVLTLGFLFFDGFEFVDNIARGYSENPILIALIFFGIIMIGSDILTTPFSYYSTFVIEEKFGFNKTTIKTFFLDKIKGWLMMTIVGGGILALIIWFYQVTGTNFWLYAWALVAVFTLFMNMFYSKLIVPLFNKQTPLEAGTLRDKIASYAKTVGFKLDKIFVIDGSKRSTKANAYFSGFGSEKRVTLYDTLINDLDEDEIVAVLAHEVGHYKKKHIIFNLFASILLTGLTLFVLSLFISNPLLSNALGVEIPSFHIGLIAFGLLYSPISEITGLIMNLFSRKFEYQADDYAKNTFKSEPLITSLKKLSKNSLSNLTPHKAYVFMHYSHPTLLERIRNLRK, from the coding sequence ATGACAGCAAACACTATTTTTTACATCATAATCACCATAATCATCATCAATTTTATCGTTGATAAAGTTTTAGATGCCTTAAACGCGAAACATTACAACGATACACTCCCAAAAGAGTTACAGGATGTTTATGATGAAACCGAGTATAAAAAATCTCAAAACTATAAAGCTACAAAATATAAATTCGGAATTATAACCTCTACATTTTCACTTGTATTAACCTTAGGATTTCTATTTTTTGATGGTTTCGAATTTGTAGACAATATAGCTAGAGGTTATTCTGAGAACCCCATTCTAATCGCTTTAATTTTCTTTGGAATTATTATGATTGGCAGCGATATTCTAACCACGCCTTTCTCGTATTACAGCACCTTTGTCATTGAAGAAAAATTTGGATTTAATAAAACAACCATTAAAACGTTCTTTTTAGACAAAATAAAAGGCTGGCTCATGATGACCATTGTTGGTGGCGGAATTTTAGCACTCATTATTTGGTTTTACCAAGTTACAGGAACCAATTTTTGGCTATATGCTTGGGCTTTAGTTGCTGTTTTTACTTTGTTTATGAATATGTTTTATTCCAAACTTATTGTCCCTTTATTTAACAAACAAACACCTTTAGAAGCTGGAACCTTGCGCGATAAAATAGCCTCATATGCTAAAACTGTGGGCTTTAAATTAGATAAGATTTTTGTAATTGACGGCTCTAAACGTAGCACCAAAGCCAATGCTTATTTTTCTGGCTTTGGAAGTGAAAAACGAGTAACGCTTTATGACACTCTAATTAATGATTTAGATGAGGATGAAATTGTTGCTGTTTTAGCGCATGAAGTAGGACATTATAAAAAGAAACATATTATTTTCAATCTATTTGCTTCTATTTTATTAACGGGATTAACCTTATTTGTTTTATCATTGTTTATTTCAAATCCGTTATTATCAAATGCTTTAGGTGTTGAAATTCCTAGTTTTCATATTGGATTGATTGCTTTCGGATTACTTTACTCGCCTATTTCGGAAATTACGGGGTTGATTATGAATCTGTTTTCTAGAAAGTTCGAATACCAAGCCGATGATTATGCTAAAAACACCTTTAAATCAGAACCATTAATTACATCGCTTAAAAAATTATCAAAAAATAGTTTGAGTAATTTAACACCGCATAAAGCGTATGTATTTATGCATTATTCACATCCAACACTTTTAGAACGAATTAGGAATTTGAGGAAATAA
- a CDS encoding urocanate hydratase, translating into MTFKEQILQGIPSKLSAKYIYPLDVNRAPKRKDILSIEEKQLAIINALRYFPKTWHQELAQEFSEELKAFGRIYMYRFKPDYDIYARSISEYPAKSMQAAAIMLMIQNNLNPAVAQHPEELITYGGNGAVFQNWAQYLLVMQYLATMTDEQTLHLYSGHPMGLFPSSKNAPRVIVTNGMMIPNYSKPDDWEKFNALGVTQYGQMTAGSFMYIGPQGIVHGTTITVMNAFRKILPKGENPNGKIFLTAGLGGMSGAQPKAGNIAGCITICAEVNAKAATKRYEQGWVDVLIDRMDDLITRVKHAQATNEIVSIAYIGNVVEIWERFDEENIHIHLGSDQTSLHIPWTGGYYPIGISYEESKRLIREEPEIFKEKVQESLRRHAAAINKHTAKGTYFFDYGNAFLLEASRAGANVMAENNIDFKYASYVQDILGPMCFDYGFGPFRWVCASGKSEDLDITDDIAATVLQDIMESAPDEIKLQMQDNITWIKDAKKNKMVVGSQARILYADAEGRSKIAEAFNNAIAEGEIGPVVLGRDHHDVSGTDSPYRETSNIYDGSKFTADMAIHNVIGDSFRGATWVSIHNGGGVGWGEVMNGGFGMLLDGTKEAESRLKSMLFYDVNNGIARRSWARNDEAIFAIKREMERTPNLKVTLPNLVEDDILNNLF; encoded by the coding sequence ATGACATTTAAAGAACAAATTTTACAAGGTATTCCAAGTAAATTATCAGCTAAATATATATATCCGTTAGATGTTAATAGAGCTCCAAAACGAAAAGATATTTTATCTATAGAAGAAAAACAATTAGCTATTATAAATGCGTTGCGTTATTTTCCTAAAACCTGGCATCAAGAATTAGCACAAGAATTTTCAGAAGAGTTGAAAGCATTTGGTAGAATTTATATGTATAGATTCAAACCCGATTATGATATTTATGCAAGATCTATTTCAGAATATCCTGCAAAATCGATGCAAGCTGCTGCTATTATGCTCATGATTCAGAATAATTTGAATCCAGCAGTGGCACAACATCCTGAAGAATTAATAACTTATGGAGGTAACGGTGCCGTTTTTCAAAACTGGGCGCAGTATCTTTTAGTGATGCAATATTTAGCAACTATGACTGATGAGCAAACACTGCATTTATATTCAGGGCATCCTATGGGGTTATTTCCATCGTCTAAAAATGCACCTCGTGTTATTGTTACCAACGGGATGATGATTCCTAATTATTCTAAACCAGACGATTGGGAGAAATTTAATGCTTTAGGGGTTACGCAATACGGACAAATGACGGCGGGTTCCTTTATGTATATTGGTCCTCAGGGAATTGTACACGGAACCACCATTACGGTAATGAATGCGTTTAGAAAAATATTACCAAAAGGAGAAAATCCGAATGGAAAAATATTTTTAACCGCAGGCTTAGGAGGTATGAGTGGCGCTCAGCCAAAAGCAGGAAACATTGCTGGTTGTATAACTATTTGTGCCGAAGTAAATGCTAAAGCAGCTACAAAACGATATGAGCAAGGTTGGGTGGATGTGTTAATTGACAGGATGGATGATTTAATCACTAGAGTAAAGCATGCACAAGCAACTAACGAAATAGTTTCAATCGCTTACATTGGAAACGTGGTTGAAATTTGGGAACGTTTTGATGAAGAAAATATTCATATTCACCTTGGATCAGATCAAACATCATTGCATATTCCTTGGACTGGTGGTTATTATCCTATTGGTATTTCTTATGAAGAATCCAAGCGTTTAATTCGTGAAGAACCAGAGATTTTCAAAGAAAAAGTACAAGAATCGTTGCGAAGACATGCAGCAGCAATTAACAAACACACCGCAAAAGGAACGTATTTCTTTGATTATGGAAATGCCTTTCTATTGGAAGCTTCAAGAGCAGGAGCCAATGTTATGGCAGAGAATAATATCGATTTTAAATACGCATCTTATGTGCAAGATATTTTAGGACCTATGTGTTTCGATTATGGTTTTGGTCCATTCCGTTGGGTTTGTGCTTCAGGAAAATCAGAAGATTTAGATATTACAGATGATATTGCCGCAACTGTGTTACAGGATATTATGGAAAGCGCTCCTGATGAAATCAAGTTGCAAATGCAAGATAATATCACTTGGATTAAAGATGCTAAAAAGAATAAGATGGTGGTAGGTTCACAAGCTCGTATTTTGTATGCTGATGCCGAAGGACGTTCTAAAATAGCCGAAGCATTTAATAATGCGATTGCTGAAGGTGAAATTGGTCCTGTAGTTTTAGGGCGCGATCATCATGATGTTAGCGGTACCGATTCGCCATACAGAGAAACTTCTAATATTTACGATGGGAGTAAATTTACAGCAGATATGGCTATTCATAATGTTATTGGCGATAGTTTTAGAGGCGCCACATGGGTGTCTATTCACAACGGTGGTGGCGTTGGTTGGGGTGAAGTTATGAATGGTGGTTTTGGGATGCTCTTAGATGGTACAAAAGAAGCTGAGTCTAGATTAAAAAGTATGCTATTTTACGATGTGAATAATGGGATTGCCCGCCGTAGTTGGGCTAGAAATGATGAAGCTATTTTTGCAATTAAACGCGAAATGGAACGTACACCAAATTTAAAAGTAACTTTACCTAATCTTGTTGAAGACGACATTTTAAATAACTTATTTTAA
- a CDS encoding T9SS type A sorting domain-containing protein: protein MKIKITFIFIAYLLLTAFAQAQGPPAPCGYFTKYACDDNNDGFTSFNLIELFPFNTFCPYSTGDVVEEDYHSIVYYESREDMNNEINPIANPEDYINISNPQTIFYRANAFNISGIFEFLTAENIIETSLLVPPESLLSNYDNDSDGLSIFDLTSVDVFCNSNDKNNYSVSYHLTYTDANSGANPIVNPSTFKNTTNPQYIYVRAVHNTKGNIETTNFIVKALFAVANPISDVYVCDSIDSFDLTSLDNTVLGNQNPNDFTISYYLSNANAEDKTNVLSNIFETLVDVTIFCRVEENTKRSYAITSFSFYISKTSFIAPLEAYEVCDDDGDGKATFDLASIRNKIIQDANYNYFDIAIYLDARNEIFISDQDSYINITNPQTIYFSVQDWGGRFDCFTILPLELVVQDCSTKGVIEINAFYDANTNDGFEANEINFLNGTLTYEENNDGVQHNLYSSNGIFNIISDDDTNTYDISYDINNEYDSCYNITTTSYDDISVINGSTVNYNFPINKVKDCGDIALYLTSYASPRPGFDYFNRLVIVNKGLETVTSGSVEFTNDSSVTFKNVLGIDSGNSVTNTSTGFRLDFVNLQPNQSEYVNVIMNVPVPTSLGTVLTNTVAYSVSDLNIENNKSTLSEVVIGSYDPNDIAESNGPEILYDDFTTDDYLYYTIRFQNVGTASAINVSIDNALDAKLDKSTIQMLNASHDYVFRRTNNLLNWKFDNIHLPSEDMDEPASHGYVYYKIKPLAGYKIGDVIPNTAEIYFDFNPAVITNTYKTEFVATLSNKKISDSEFSISPNPANNSVELSFGKVNISSINVKIYNIQGKQILKASKTLQNKSVILDVSKLKSGLYFIKVSDGISVTTKKLIIN from the coding sequence ATGAAAATAAAAATTACGTTTATATTTATTGCATATTTGTTATTAACAGCTTTTGCTCAAGCTCAAGGGCCGCCAGCACCTTGTGGATATTTTACAAAATATGCCTGTGATGATAATAATGACGGTTTTACGTCATTTAATTTAATTGAATTATTTCCTTTCAATACTTTTTGCCCTTATAGTACAGGAGATGTCGTAGAAGAAGATTATCATTCTATTGTATATTATGAAAGTAGAGAGGATATGAATAATGAAATTAATCCGATTGCCAATCCTGAAGATTATATAAACATATCAAACCCACAAACTATTTTTTATAGAGCAAATGCTTTTAATATAAGTGGGATTTTTGAATTTCTAACTGCTGAAAATATAATTGAAACATCATTATTAGTACCGCCAGAATCTCTTCTATCGAATTATGATAATGATTCTGATGGATTATCAATTTTTGATTTAACTTCTGTTGATGTGTTTTGTAATTCAAATGATAAAAATAATTATTCGGTTAGTTATCATTTAACTTATACAGATGCTAATTCTGGAGCTAATCCTATTGTAAATCCTTCAACTTTTAAAAATACTACTAACCCTCAATATATTTATGTAAGAGCAGTACATAATACTAAAGGTAATATTGAAACAACAAATTTTATAGTAAAAGCTTTGTTTGCTGTTGCTAATCCTATTTCTGATGTTTATGTATGCGATAGTATAGATAGTTTTGATTTGACTAGTTTAGATAATACAGTTTTAGGGAATCAAAATCCTAATGACTTCACAATTTCATATTATTTATCTAATGCTAATGCTGAAGACAAAACAAATGTTTTGTCAAATATTTTTGAAACTTTAGTAGATGTAACTATTTTTTGTCGAGTTGAGGAAAATACTAAAAGAAGTTATGCTATAACATCTTTTAGTTTCTATATTTCTAAAACCTCATTTATAGCTCCTTTAGAAGCATATGAAGTTTGTGACGATGATGGAGATGGTAAAGCAACTTTTGATTTGGCTTCGATTAGAAATAAAATTATCCAAGATGCTAATTATAACTATTTCGATATTGCGATTTATTTAGATGCTAGAAATGAAATTTTTATCTCAGATCAGGATAGTTATATTAATATAACAAATCCACAAACCATTTACTTTAGTGTTCAAGATTGGGGAGGTCGTTTTGATTGTTTTACTATTTTGCCATTAGAATTAGTTGTTCAAGATTGTTCAACAAAAGGTGTGATTGAAATAAATGCTTTTTATGATGCCAATACTAATGATGGTTTTGAGGCTAACGAAATCAATTTTTTAAACGGAACACTTACTTATGAGGAAAATAATGATGGCGTACAACATAATTTATATTCGTCAAATGGCATTTTTAATATTATAAGTGATGATGACACTAATACTTATGATATTAGTTATGATATAAATAATGAATATGATTCTTGTTATAATATTACAACTACATCTTATGATGATATAAGTGTAATAAATGGTAGTACAGTAAATTATAACTTTCCAATTAATAAAGTAAAAGATTGTGGAGATATTGCACTTTATTTAACGTCTTACGCATCACCAAGACCTGGGTTTGATTATTTCAATCGGCTAGTAATTGTAAATAAAGGTTTAGAAACTGTAACTTCTGGTTCTGTTGAATTTACGAATGATTCCTCAGTGACTTTCAAAAATGTTTTGGGTATTGATTCTGGGAATTCTGTAACAAATACATCAACAGGATTTAGACTTGACTTTGTCAATTTGCAACCAAACCAAAGTGAATATGTAAATGTAATTATGAATGTTCCTGTTCCAACAAGTTTAGGGACGGTGTTAACTAATACGGTTGCTTATTCTGTTTCCGATTTAAATATTGAAAATAATAAATCAACGCTTTCAGAAGTAGTTATAGGTTCATACGATCCAAACGATATTGCAGAATCTAACGGACCAGAAATTCTCTATGATGATTTTACAACCGATGATTATCTCTATTACACCATCAGATTTCAAAACGTAGGAACTGCAAGCGCCATAAATGTATCAATTGATAATGCATTGGATGCTAAGTTAGATAAATCAACCATTCAAATGCTAAATGCTAGTCATGACTATGTGTTTAGAAGAACGAATAATCTATTAAATTGGAAGTTTGATAATATTCACCTGCCAAGTGAAGATATGGATGAACCAGCAAGTCATGGTTATGTATATTATAAAATCAAACCATTAGCTGGTTACAAAATTGGGGATGTAATACCTAACACTGCTGAAATTTATTTTGATTTCAACCCAGCCGTTATAACTAATACTTATAAAACAGAATTTGTGGCAACACTTTCCAATAAAAAGATTAGTGATTCAGAATTTTCAATTTCTCCAAACCCAGCAAATAATTCAGTAGAATTGAGTTTTGGTAAAGTGAATATAAGCAGCATAAACGTTAAGATCTATAATATTCAAGGAAAACAGATTTTAAAAGCATCTAAAACACTTCAAAATAAATCTGTGATTTTGGATGTTTCTAAATTAAAAAGCGGACTTTATTTTATAAAAGTTAGTGATGGTATTTCAGTAACAACAAAAAAACTTATAATAAACTAG
- the hutI gene encoding imidazolonepropionase — translation MATLFKNIKELIQVHEASIAFVSGKDMNVLPTIKGAFLVVEDGLITDFGTMENCPSNDFYEVIDATGKMILPAWCDSHTHIVYAGNREGEFVDRIKGLSYEEIANNGGGILNSAKKLQETSEPDLYDQSKARLEEVMHLGTGAVEIKSGYGLTLESELKMLRVIKCLQENYPIEVKATFLGAHAVPATYKNDKSGYLSLLIDKVLPKVAKENLAQYIDVFCETGYFTVADTERILKAGKKYGLTPKIHVNQFTAIGGIQAGVKFNALSVDHLEIMRDEDINALKNTTTMPVALPSCSYFLSIPYTPVRQMIDAGLPLALATDYNPGSAPSGNMNFVISTACIKMKMTPEEAINAATINGAYAMGLENKLGSITKGKQANLILTKPINSYGFIPYAFGNNQIESVFIKGKEII, via the coding sequence ATGGCAACACTTTTTAAAAATATTAAAGAATTAATTCAGGTTCATGAAGCATCGATAGCTTTTGTTTCAGGAAAAGATATGAATGTGCTACCTACTATTAAAGGTGCCTTTTTAGTGGTTGAAGATGGATTGATTACAGATTTCGGAACGATGGAAAATTGTCCAAGCAATGATTTTTATGAAGTCATTGATGCCACAGGAAAAATGATTTTACCTGCTTGGTGCGATTCGCATACCCATATTGTGTATGCTGGTAATCGTGAAGGCGAATTTGTAGATCGTATTAAGGGGCTTTCTTATGAAGAAATTGCTAATAATGGTGGCGGTATTTTAAATTCGGCTAAAAAACTTCAAGAGACTTCGGAACCTGATTTGTACGATCAAAGTAAAGCACGATTAGAAGAAGTGATGCATCTAGGTACAGGTGCAGTCGAAATTAAATCAGGTTACGGACTAACCTTAGAGTCTGAGTTAAAAATGTTGCGTGTCATCAAGTGTTTGCAAGAGAATTATCCCATAGAAGTTAAAGCTACTTTTTTAGGAGCTCACGCTGTTCCTGCAACTTATAAAAACGATAAGTCAGGTTACTTGTCATTACTAATTGATAAGGTGCTACCTAAAGTAGCCAAAGAAAACTTAGCCCAATACATCGATGTTTTTTGTGAAACAGGGTATTTCACAGTTGCAGATACCGAGCGTATTTTAAAAGCAGGAAAAAAGTACGGACTTACTCCTAAAATTCATGTCAATCAGTTTACAGCTATTGGAGGCATACAAGCTGGGGTAAAATTCAATGCGCTTTCGGTAGATCATTTAGAAATTATGCGAGATGAAGATATCAATGCTTTAAAAAACACGACAACCATGCCAGTAGCTTTACCAAGCTGTTCGTATTTTTTAAGTATTCCGTATACGCCTGTAAGACAAATGATTGATGCAGGATTGCCTTTGGCATTAGCAACCGATTATAATCCTGGTTCTGCACCTTCAGGAAATATGAATTTTGTAATATCTACGGCGTGTATAAAAATGAAAATGACACCCGAAGAAGCCATAAACGCAGCCACTATTAATGGTGCTTATGCAATGGGCTTAGAAAATAAATTAGGTTCTATAACTAAAGGAAAACAAGCCAATTTAATTTTAACTAAACCCATTAATTCTTATGGATTTATTCCCTATGCTTTTGGGAATAATCAAATAGAAAGCGTCTTTATAAAAGGAAAAGAAATTATTTAG
- the hutH gene encoding histidine ammonia-lyase has protein sequence MFTYGIDILTVNKVMAIANGSLKASLSDYAKSKINDCRSKVEIIANGNKAVYGINTGFGPLCDVQITPDETSTLQRNLLITHAVGVGNPIAKALSKIMMICKVHALSRGFSGIRLKVVERIIYFIEHDLLPVVPEQGSVGASGDLAPLSHLFLPLIGEGEFWKGNDIVSAKDVLKSHDLEPIQLEAKEGLALINGTQFILAHAITGLNKMAYLLDLADVAGAMSLEGYQGSESPFKELLHSIRPFKGNLKVAKRMRMLFKNSKNIKSHENCARVQDPYSMRCIPQVHGASRNAYYHLYELAEIEMNSVTDNPIVLSETEAISGGNFHGQPLAMALDYCSIAASELGNIADRRCYLLLEGKYGLPRLLTASGGLNSGFMIPQYTTAALVTENKSLCFPPSADSVPTSLGQEDHVSMGSISGRKFNQILGNIEKILAIELMYAAQAMEFRRPNTFSEIIENNFKIIRDKIDKLEEDRILKDDINALIMMVKNQVFIVK, from the coding sequence ATGTTTACATACGGAATTGATATATTAACAGTGAATAAAGTCATGGCAATTGCTAATGGCTCATTAAAGGCATCACTGTCTGATTACGCAAAATCAAAAATTAATGATTGTAGATCAAAAGTTGAAATTATAGCCAATGGTAATAAAGCTGTTTACGGAATTAATACGGGGTTTGGTCCTTTGTGTGATGTGCAAATTACTCCAGATGAAACAAGTACACTTCAAAGAAACTTGCTCATTACACATGCTGTTGGAGTAGGGAATCCTATAGCTAAAGCATTATCTAAAATTATGATGATTTGTAAAGTGCACGCTTTAAGTCGTGGGTTTTCTGGTATTCGATTAAAGGTTGTAGAGCGTATCATTTATTTTATTGAACATGATTTGTTGCCTGTGGTTCCAGAGCAAGGATCGGTAGGAGCTTCGGGCGATTTGGCACCATTATCACATCTGTTTTTACCATTGATAGGCGAGGGGGAGTTTTGGAAAGGAAATGATATTGTTTCAGCTAAAGACGTTTTAAAATCTCATGATTTAGAGCCTATACAATTAGAAGCTAAAGAAGGCTTAGCGTTAATAAATGGTACGCAGTTTATATTAGCTCATGCTATAACAGGTTTAAATAAAATGGCTTATTTATTAGATTTAGCCGATGTTGCCGGTGCCATGAGTTTGGAAGGTTACCAAGGAAGCGAATCACCTTTTAAAGAGTTACTGCATAGTATTCGCCCATTTAAAGGCAATTTAAAAGTTGCCAAGCGTATGCGTATGTTGTTTAAAAATTCTAAGAATATTAAATCGCACGAAAACTGTGCGCGTGTTCAAGATCCGTATTCTATGCGTTGCATTCCGCAAGTACATGGCGCTTCAAGAAATGCTTATTATCATTTATATGAATTAGCAGAAATTGAAATGAATTCGGTAACCGATAATCCTATTGTTTTAAGTGAAACGGAGGCTATTTCTGGAGGGAATTTTCATGGACAACCTTTAGCTATGGCATTAGATTATTGCTCAATAGCAGCTTCAGAATTAGGAAACATTGCCGACAGGCGTTGTTATTTGTTGCTAGAAGGTAAGTATGGTTTACCACGCTTGTTAACAGCAAGTGGCGGTTTAAATTCAGGATTTATGATTCCGCAATACACTACAGCAGCTTTAGTAACTGAAAATAAATCGTTGTGTTTCCCGCCTTCGGCAGATAGTGTTCCTACCTCATTAGGACAAGAAGACCATGTGTCTATGGGAAGTATTTCTGGGCGTAAATTCAATCAGATTTTAGGGAATATTGAAAAAATCCTAGCCATCGAACTTATGTATGCGGCGCAAGCCATGGAGTTTAGAAGACCGAATACGTTTTCTGAAATTATAGAAAATAACTTTAAGATTATAAGAGATAAAATTGATAAGTTAGAAGAAGATCGCATTCTTAAAGATGATATTAATGCATTGATTATGATGGTTAAAAATCAAGTATTCATTGTAAAATAA